The following proteins are encoded in a genomic region of Mycobacterium kiyosense:
- the nfo gene encoding putative endonuclease 4 yields the protein MLIGSHVSPQDPLASAQAEGADVVQIFLGNPQSWKAPKPRDDAAALKAAKLPIYVHAPYLINVASANNKVRIPSRKILQQTCDAAAEIGAAAVIVHGGHVADDSDLDAGFARWRKALDQLRTEVPVYLENTAGGDHAMARHFDTIARLWDVIGDTGIGFCLDTCHTWAAGEALVDAVDRIKAITGRIDLVHCNDSKDAPGSGRDRHANLGAGEIDPELLVAAVKAADAPVICETAEEGRKDDIAFLREKTGG from the coding sequence GTGCTGATCGGTTCACATGTAAGCCCACAGGATCCGCTGGCCTCGGCGCAGGCTGAAGGCGCCGACGTGGTGCAGATCTTCCTCGGCAATCCGCAGAGTTGGAAGGCGCCCAAACCGCGTGACGACGCGGCGGCGCTCAAGGCTGCGAAACTGCCCATCTATGTGCACGCGCCGTACCTGATCAACGTGGCGTCGGCCAACAACAAGGTGCGAATTCCGTCGCGCAAGATCCTGCAGCAGACCTGTGACGCGGCCGCTGAGATCGGCGCAGCGGCGGTGATCGTGCACGGTGGCCACGTTGCCGACGACAGCGACCTGGACGCGGGGTTCGCCCGCTGGCGTAAGGCGCTCGACCAGCTGCGCACCGAGGTCCCGGTCTATCTGGAGAACACCGCGGGCGGCGACCACGCGATGGCACGCCACTTCGACACCATCGCCCGCCTCTGGGATGTCATCGGCGACACCGGCATTGGCTTCTGCCTGGACACCTGTCATACCTGGGCGGCGGGCGAGGCGTTGGTGGATGCGGTGGACCGGATCAAGGCGATCACCGGTCGCATCGACCTGGTGCACTGCAACGACTCCAAGGACGCCCCCGGTTCGGGCCGGGACCGGCACGCCAACCTCGGTGCCGGTGAGATCGACCCCGAGTTGCTCGTCGCGGCGGTGAAGGCTGCGGACGCTCCGGTGATCTGCGAGACGGCCGAGGAAGGCCGCAAGGACGACATCGCGTTTCTGCGGGAGAAGACGGGCGGCTGA